The following proteins come from a genomic window of Corallococcus sp. NCRR:
- a CDS encoding serine hydrolase — MRTVLLWAGLWVMSGCATKPEAVPPRESLKAVVESLAGEATRLSPGTDLSLAVMDLRTGETASVSGLEPHISASSAKVFWVAAALGQRDLTTVAPLAEKVFRTSDNEASGEVIDLVGGPDAINVYLRGLGLEHTALTKWNYGRERWATNSPRVMGRDNYFCADDTVSFLARLDRRELLEPEPTARLLKWMESTPREGCGGWLGTRLPASARASLQHKGGWLPPGCCGDDARYNVLNEVGLVTLPDGGRYAVAILASRGPDWPKQAFFVERASCVLYRHLAKDMSLDCGEALAREGGPAPVVLEPGAPAPNYDCE, encoded by the coding sequence ATGCGGACGGTGCTGCTCTGGGCGGGGCTGTGGGTGATGAGCGGTTGCGCGACGAAGCCGGAGGCGGTCCCGCCTCGTGAGTCCCTGAAGGCGGTGGTGGAGTCGCTGGCGGGCGAGGCCACGCGCCTGTCACCCGGGACGGACCTGTCGCTCGCGGTGATGGACCTGCGCACGGGGGAGACGGCGAGCGTCTCCGGCCTGGAGCCGCACATCTCCGCCAGCTCCGCGAAGGTGTTCTGGGTGGCGGCGGCGTTGGGACAGCGGGACCTGACGACCGTGGCGCCGCTCGCGGAGAAGGTGTTCCGCACGTCGGACAACGAGGCGTCCGGCGAAGTGATTGACCTGGTGGGAGGCCCGGATGCCATCAATGTCTATCTTCGCGGCCTGGGGCTGGAGCACACGGCGCTGACGAAGTGGAACTACGGACGGGAGCGCTGGGCGACGAACTCGCCGCGCGTGATGGGGAGGGACAACTACTTCTGCGCGGATGACACGGTGTCGTTCCTGGCGCGGTTGGACCGGCGGGAGTTGTTGGAGCCGGAGCCCACGGCGCGGCTGTTGAAGTGGATGGAGTCGACGCCACGGGAGGGCTGCGGTGGCTGGCTGGGAACGCGCCTGCCCGCGAGCGCCCGCGCGTCGCTCCAGCACAAGGGCGGGTGGCTGCCGCCGGGATGCTGTGGGGATGACGCGCGCTACAACGTGCTCAACGAGGTGGGGCTGGTGACGCTGCCGGACGGAGGCCGGTACGCGGTGGCCATCCTGGCGTCCCGAGGACCGGACTGGCCGAAGCAGGCGTTCTTCGTGGAGCGCGCGTCATGTGTCCTGTACCGGCACCTGGCGAAGGACATGTCGCTGGACTGCGGAGAAGCCCTGGCCCGGGAAGGCGGCCCGGCGCCCGTGGTGCTGGAGCCCGGGGCGCCCGCGCCGAACTACGACTGCGAATGA
- the opgC gene encoding OpgC domain-containing protein, producing the protein MKRRPEFDSLRGVLLVLMTLTHLPTRLSVLGNQPFGFVSAAEGFVFLSAFLVGVVHAKKAGTSAMFKSLWSRALKVYGYHVALLFFAFTIIAALGVAARRPAIHNLLGFFHQDPFTALWSSLFLLYCPPLLDILPLYVVLLLLTPAVLLGARKEGWSRVLGLSALIWVWAQVGLKRAIYDLLVAIPVLPWPPLSIDLSGAFDLFAWQFLWVLGVWMGVARATAPEQREPVSRRLLTGAIVVSLGFFVVRHLDVDLGAAGVLFDKWSLAPLRLVNFLAVALLASWLAPRLFRWLRPKVLEALGQASLPVFAVHVVLCLLSLSLLDENEDPLDYWDEAAVLVATFCSMYFVALRQRIAGRSMGPPSTS; encoded by the coding sequence ATGAAACGCCGCCCTGAGTTCGACAGCCTGCGCGGAGTGCTGCTCGTCTTGATGACGCTGACGCACCTGCCCACCCGGCTGAGTGTCCTTGGCAATCAGCCCTTTGGCTTCGTGTCCGCCGCCGAGGGCTTCGTGTTCCTCTCCGCGTTCCTCGTGGGCGTGGTGCACGCGAAGAAGGCGGGCACGTCCGCGATGTTCAAGAGCCTCTGGAGCCGCGCCCTCAAGGTGTACGGCTACCACGTCGCCCTGCTCTTCTTCGCGTTCACCATCATCGCCGCGCTGGGCGTGGCCGCGCGCAGGCCCGCCATCCACAACCTGCTCGGCTTCTTCCATCAGGATCCGTTCACCGCCCTGTGGAGCAGCCTGTTCCTCCTCTACTGTCCCCCGCTGCTCGACATCCTTCCGCTCTATGTCGTGCTGTTGTTGCTCACCCCCGCCGTGCTGCTCGGTGCGCGCAAGGAGGGCTGGTCGCGGGTGCTGGGGCTGAGCGCTCTCATCTGGGTCTGGGCGCAGGTGGGCCTCAAGCGCGCCATCTACGACCTGCTCGTCGCCATCCCCGTGCTGCCGTGGCCGCCGTTGAGCATCGACCTGTCGGGCGCGTTCGACCTGTTCGCGTGGCAGTTCCTCTGGGTGCTCGGGGTGTGGATGGGCGTGGCCCGAGCCACCGCGCCCGAGCAGCGCGAGCCCGTGTCCCGCCGGCTCCTCACGGGCGCCATCGTCGTCAGCCTGGGGTTCTTCGTCGTGCGCCACCTGGACGTGGACCTGGGCGCCGCGGGGGTGCTGTTCGACAAGTGGTCGCTCGCGCCGCTGCGGCTCGTGAACTTCCTGGCCGTGGCGCTGCTGGCGAGCTGGCTCGCGCCCCGCTTGTTCCGGTGGTTGCGCCCCAAGGTGCTGGAGGCGCTGGGACAGGCGTCGCTGCCCGTGTTCGCCGTGCACGTGGTGCTGTGCCTGCTCAGCCTGTCGCTGCTGGACGAGAACGAGGACCCGCTGGACTACTGGGATGAAGCCGCGGTCCTCGTGGCCACGTTCTGCAGCATGTACTTCGTGGCGCTGCGCCAGCGCATCGCGGGCCGGAGCATGGGCCCTCCGTCGACGTCCTGA
- a CDS encoding imm11 family protein, protein MRQDARVTPRYFKLTDDVTFPGRWELGAPVDAQGQDHGSWLFMQGTPARVESSLRVPSYVQGRALDFSLADAGAVPVVSQPVAEVLARLAPGDVELFPVTVEDSPDPHFLVNVVRVVKCIDDAASGEVRYWTPEDGRPERVGTYQAVHRLRIDPARTGDAKVFRTWGWLIALIVSEDIKLALEAMGATGARFQDVSPVR, encoded by the coding sequence ATGAGGCAGGATGCCCGCGTGACGCCCCGGTACTTCAAGCTCACGGACGACGTGACATTTCCCGGCCGATGGGAGCTTGGAGCGCCCGTGGACGCCCAGGGCCAGGACCACGGCTCGTGGCTGTTCATGCAGGGCACACCCGCGCGAGTGGAGAGCTCGCTGCGCGTTCCGTCCTACGTGCAGGGAAGGGCGCTCGACTTCTCGCTCGCGGATGCGGGCGCTGTCCCTGTCGTCTCCCAACCGGTCGCGGAGGTGCTGGCCCGACTGGCTCCGGGGGACGTGGAGCTGTTCCCTGTCACGGTGGAGGACTCCCCGGATCCGCACTTCCTCGTCAACGTCGTGCGTGTCGTGAAGTGCATCGACGACGCCGCTTCAGGCGAGGTGCGCTACTGGACGCCGGAGGATGGACGGCCCGAGCGGGTCGGTACCTATCAGGCGGTTCATCGGCTGCGCATCGACCCGGCCAGGACCGGGGACGCGAAGGTCTTCCGCACCTGGGGCTGGCTCATCGCGCTCATCGTCTCCGAGGACATCAAGCTCGCGCTCGAAGCCATGGGCGCCACGGGTGCGCGGTTTCAGGACGTGTCCCCGGTCCGCTGA
- a CDS encoding NAD(P)H-dependent flavin oxidoreductase — translation MMDPQAWRRFAERLGVAHSIIQAPMAGGLTPPELVAAVSEAGGLGSLGAAYVQPEDIVQQARAVRSLTSRPYAINLFAPQPAVAPEDPGPTLAVLERFHAALGLPPPVIPAAAMPDFAKQVEAVLDAAPTVFSFTFGIPPAPVLEAFRSRGILIVGTATNVREAQALEAAGVDAMVAQGSEAGGHRGSFGGSFDAGMVGTMALVPQMVDAVRVPVIASGGIMDGRGIAAARMLGAAAVQLGTAFLRCQESSAAAAHKALLREARDESSRITRAFSGRPARAIPNELTTTLENAGAILPFPQQHGATRTLRAASSKQNDTRFMALWAGQGIGLSREGPAADLVRALVAETDAALAAVRG, via the coding sequence ATGATGGACCCTCAGGCGTGGCGCAGGTTCGCGGAGCGGCTCGGGGTGGCGCATTCGATCATCCAGGCTCCGATGGCGGGTGGCCTGACGCCGCCGGAGTTGGTCGCGGCGGTATCGGAGGCAGGAGGGCTGGGCTCGCTGGGCGCGGCGTACGTTCAGCCTGAGGACATCGTCCAGCAGGCCCGCGCGGTGCGCTCGCTCACGTCGCGGCCCTACGCCATCAACCTCTTCGCGCCACAGCCCGCCGTGGCTCCCGAGGATCCGGGGCCCACGCTCGCCGTTCTCGAGCGCTTCCATGCGGCGCTGGGACTGCCTCCTCCCGTGATTCCGGCGGCCGCGATGCCGGACTTCGCGAAGCAGGTGGAAGCCGTGCTCGACGCGGCGCCCACGGTGTTCAGCTTCACCTTCGGCATTCCGCCCGCGCCGGTGCTGGAGGCGTTCAGGTCGCGCGGCATCCTCATCGTGGGCACGGCGACGAACGTGCGCGAGGCCCAGGCGCTGGAGGCCGCGGGCGTGGATGCGATGGTCGCGCAGGGCTCGGAGGCGGGAGGCCACCGGGGCTCCTTCGGCGGTTCGTTCGATGCGGGCATGGTGGGCACGATGGCGCTCGTGCCGCAGATGGTGGACGCTGTGCGGGTGCCGGTCATCGCCAGCGGCGGCATCATGGACGGACGCGGCATCGCGGCGGCCCGGATGCTGGGCGCGGCGGCCGTGCAACTGGGCACGGCGTTCCTGCGGTGCCAGGAGTCCAGCGCCGCGGCGGCCCACAAGGCGCTGTTGCGCGAGGCCCGGGATGAGTCGTCACGCATCACCCGAGCCTTCTCCGGGCGTCCGGCCCGCGCGATTCCCAACGAGCTGACGACCACGCTGGAGAATGCCGGAGCCATCCTGCCCTTCCCGCAGCAGCACGGAGCCACGCGCACGCTGAGGGCCGCGTCGTCGAAGCAGAACGACACACGCTTCATGGCCCTGTGGGCGGGGCAGGGCATTGGCCTGTCGCGAGAGGGCCCCGCGGCGGACCTGGTGCGCGCCCTGGTGGCGGAGACCGACGCCGCGCTGGCCGCCGTGCGCGGCTGA
- a CDS encoding M20/M25/M40 family metallo-hydrolase — protein MRLLPLVIALFALGPSHAASSRPAPKDELRTLLAELVAADTSNPPGNETAAARVAAKWLREAGIEAELIEPSPGRGNLLVRLKGSGEGRPVLVLAHLDTVPAVKTEWATDPWTLTEKDGLIYGRGVQDNKGMAAASILALRRLKQEGGARSRDILLYLGADEEVGSGQGLDWMMEHRPELKEAEFALNEGGLTELSPDRKEVRFVALQAAERVSRNVTLKATGPGGHSSAPPVDAGPLVRVAAAVARVGALTFPAHLTPAARLHVQGRAQAAPGELGQALRRIAASPDAPPEDAVTTVARLDPALGAVLRTTCVPTVFKAGTKSNVIPATAEATVNCRLLPDADPKAVREHIVAAVNDQDIQVEMDVSPPDSPMSPVGDNAMFRAVRAATAKVWPKAPVIPRMSTGTTESATLRRAGIHAYGIDLFALTPDDARTAHAPNERVPAASLQPGAEFVYLTLKHLTR, from the coding sequence ATGCGTCTCCTGCCCCTCGTCATCGCCTTGTTCGCGCTGGGTCCAAGCCACGCCGCGTCATCCCGTCCCGCTCCCAAGGATGAGCTGCGGACGCTGCTCGCGGAGCTCGTCGCCGCGGACACCTCCAACCCGCCCGGCAACGAGACGGCCGCGGCCCGGGTGGCGGCGAAGTGGCTGCGCGAGGCCGGCATCGAAGCGGAGCTCATCGAGCCCTCGCCCGGTCGAGGCAACCTGCTGGTGCGCTTGAAGGGTAGCGGCGAGGGCCGGCCGGTGCTCGTGCTCGCGCACCTGGACACGGTGCCCGCGGTGAAGACCGAGTGGGCCACCGACCCGTGGACGCTCACGGAGAAGGACGGCCTGATCTATGGGCGTGGGGTGCAGGACAACAAGGGCATGGCGGCGGCGAGCATCCTCGCGCTGCGCCGGCTGAAGCAGGAGGGCGGGGCTCGCTCGCGCGACATCCTGCTGTACCTGGGCGCGGACGAAGAGGTGGGCTCCGGACAGGGACTGGACTGGATGATGGAGCACCGTCCGGAGCTCAAGGAGGCGGAGTTCGCGCTCAACGAGGGCGGCCTCACGGAGCTGTCGCCGGACCGCAAGGAGGTGCGCTTCGTGGCGCTCCAGGCCGCGGAGCGCGTGTCCCGCAACGTGACGCTCAAGGCCACCGGCCCCGGAGGCCACTCCTCCGCGCCGCCCGTGGACGCGGGGCCCCTGGTGCGGGTGGCCGCGGCGGTGGCGCGCGTGGGCGCCCTCACCTTCCCCGCGCACCTGACGCCCGCCGCCCGGCTCCACGTGCAGGGCCGCGCCCAGGCGGCTCCCGGCGAGTTGGGACAGGCACTGCGCCGCATCGCCGCCTCACCGGACGCGCCGCCCGAGGACGCCGTGACGACCGTGGCCCGGCTGGACCCGGCGCTGGGCGCCGTGCTGCGCACCACCTGCGTGCCCACGGTGTTCAAGGCGGGCACGAAGTCCAACGTCATCCCCGCCACCGCCGAGGCCACCGTGAACTGCCGCCTGCTGCCGGACGCGGACCCGAAGGCCGTGCGCGAGCACATCGTCGCGGCGGTGAATGACCAGGACATCCAGGTGGAGATGGACGTGTCGCCGCCGGACTCGCCCATGTCCCCCGTGGGGGACAACGCCATGTTCCGCGCGGTGAGGGCCGCCACGGCGAAGGTGTGGCCGAAGGCGCCGGTGATTCCGCGCATGTCCACCGGCACCACCGAGTCCGCCACGCTGCGCCGCGCGGGCATCCACGCCTATGGCATCGACCTCTTCGCGCTGACACCTGACGATGCGCGCACCGCGCACGCCCCCAACGAGCGCGTCCCGGCGGCGTCCCTCCAGCCCGGCGCGGAGTTCGTCTACCTCACCCTCAAACACTTGACGCGCTGA
- the rnk gene encoding nucleoside diphosphate kinase regulator — protein MTHDHSLIVTDTDLQRLERVVEQYGNARNAELVEQLESELARAVVTSSTSIPRDVVTMNSTVVYEDEEAGETREVTLVYPKDANSDAGRISILAPVGSALLGLSVGQTVEWPLPHGRTRRLRILAVPYQPEAAGHFHL, from the coding sequence ATGACCCACGACCATTCCCTCATCGTCACCGACACCGACCTCCAGCGCCTGGAGCGCGTCGTCGAGCAGTACGGCAACGCCCGCAACGCCGAGCTCGTGGAGCAGCTGGAGTCCGAGCTCGCCCGCGCCGTCGTCACGTCCTCCACTTCCATTCCCCGCGACGTCGTCACCATGAACAGCACCGTCGTCTATGAAGACGAAGAGGCCGGCGAGACGCGCGAGGTCACCCTCGTCTATCCCAAGGACGCCAACAGCGACGCCGGCCGCATCTCCATCCTCGCCCCCGTGGGCAGCGCCCTCCTGGGCCTGTCCGTGGGCCAGACCGTGGAGTGGCCCCTCCCCCATGGCCGCACCCGCCGCCTGCGCATCCTCGCCGTGCCCTACCAGCCGGAGGCCGCGGGCCACTTCCACCTGTAG
- a CDS encoding DUF819 family protein — protein sequence MTPPLIQDPMGVLAVLLAVLAGLYALQRYPAVARFFNVVPLLVFAYFVPTLLSNTGVIPTQSELYRFTRVYLLPASLVLLVLSVDLPAIARLGRSAVGVFLAGSVGIMVGGPLAYLALGWLVPAELGDQAWKGLAALSGSWIGGSANFVAIGQSVGALDSTLSMMVVVDVGVSNVWTAVLLSFAGREKAMDASIGADRTALDHVREESARIQAATARPASLSDLLSMLAVAFGVTVVCTALAKLLPDLGNVVTGFTWVVLLVTTVGVVLSFTPVRRLEGAGASRMGSLFLYLLVATIGAQAEFRRLWDAPALVAVGALWMCIHAAVTMGARRWLKAPVFFAAVGSQANVGGTASASVVAAAFHPALAPVGVLLAVLGYVLGTYCGLVTALMLEQVHRMIH from the coding sequence GTGACGCCACCGCTCATCCAGGACCCCATGGGGGTGCTCGCCGTGCTGCTCGCGGTGCTGGCGGGGTTGTATGCGTTGCAGCGCTACCCGGCGGTGGCGCGGTTCTTCAACGTCGTGCCGCTGCTGGTGTTCGCGTACTTCGTGCCGACGCTGCTGTCGAACACGGGCGTCATCCCCACGCAGTCGGAGCTGTACCGCTTCACGCGCGTGTACCTGCTGCCCGCGAGCCTGGTGTTGCTGGTGCTGTCGGTGGACCTGCCGGCCATCGCCCGGCTGGGGCGCAGCGCGGTGGGCGTGTTCCTGGCGGGCTCGGTGGGCATCATGGTGGGCGGGCCGCTCGCGTATCTGGCGTTGGGGTGGCTGGTGCCGGCGGAGCTGGGGGACCAGGCGTGGAAGGGACTGGCGGCGCTCAGCGGGTCGTGGATTGGCGGCAGCGCGAACTTCGTGGCCATTGGCCAGAGCGTGGGCGCGCTGGACAGCACGTTGAGCATGATGGTGGTGGTGGACGTGGGCGTGTCCAACGTGTGGACGGCGGTGCTGCTGTCCTTCGCCGGAAGGGAGAAGGCGATGGACGCGAGCATCGGCGCGGACCGGACCGCGCTGGACCACGTGCGAGAGGAGTCCGCGCGCATCCAGGCGGCGACCGCCCGGCCCGCGAGCCTGTCTGACCTGCTGTCGATGCTGGCGGTGGCGTTCGGCGTGACAGTGGTGTGCACGGCGCTGGCGAAGCTGCTGCCGGACCTGGGCAACGTGGTGACGGGCTTCACGTGGGTGGTGCTGCTGGTGACGACGGTGGGTGTGGTGCTGTCGTTCACGCCGGTGCGCAGGTTGGAGGGCGCGGGGGCGAGCCGGATGGGCTCGCTGTTCCTGTACCTGTTGGTGGCGACGATTGGCGCGCAGGCGGAGTTCCGGCGGCTGTGGGACGCGCCCGCGCTGGTGGCGGTGGGCGCGCTGTGGATGTGCATCCACGCGGCGGTGACGATGGGCGCCCGGCGGTGGCTGAAGGCGCCGGTGTTCTTCGCGGCGGTGGGGTCGCAGGCGAACGTGGGCGGCACGGCCTCCGCGTCCGTGGTGGCGGCGGCCTTCCATCCCGCGCTCGCGCCGGTGGGCGTGCTGCTCGCGGTGCTGGGGTACGTGCTGGGGACCTACTGCGGGCTGGTGACGGCGCTGATGTTGGAGCAGGTGCACCGGATGATTCACTGA
- a CDS encoding AHH domain-containing protein translates to MAHMAVIAWLLLVGTGCAASRNVRLDTGRGPTRVHTPRRDVRPVALVEDAFMATVAKLARTAPVSAHPTEATRWLLSRPYAHVRGHLGLVSVREPGRGNLRLSDSPEAELAAAYGRWCQRKALTGDCLHLLERGPTLDEDGKRTLAFSIALDSVWEEAEYALRGMTDREAVLSMIVTTGALYLGLWLLPEPVSKGVAATMTAVLIAYLGIDTVWSLIQGWMRLSEAVAEATTFDALRDAGEQYGEVMGQNAARAFVMLATAALGSTAETLAAKVPTLPGSAQASLVAAAEGGFRLGAVAQVESVAVSTTGDILLSLAPGAVATGGPVEVPGPKHHIASDKFSTSTANGGPWTPRYQQLFDKAGMSLNDPENQVHVPGHKGPHPQAYHEEVFERLRLATSTCRTIQQCRVDLTQALRILAKELVTENTWLNKLVTRSGG, encoded by the coding sequence ATGGCGCACATGGCCGTCATCGCGTGGCTGCTGCTCGTGGGCACGGGCTGCGCGGCGTCCCGGAACGTGCGGCTCGATACGGGACGGGGACCCACCCGTGTCCACACTCCGCGACGGGATGTCCGGCCCGTGGCGCTGGTCGAAGATGCCTTCATGGCCACGGTCGCGAAGCTCGCGCGCACCGCGCCTGTTTCCGCGCACCCCACGGAGGCCACCCGCTGGCTGCTGTCACGCCCCTACGCCCACGTGCGTGGACACCTGGGGCTTGTCTCCGTGCGGGAGCCCGGGCGCGGAAACCTCCGGCTCAGCGATTCACCGGAGGCGGAGCTGGCGGCGGCGTATGGCCGGTGGTGCCAGCGCAAGGCGCTCACCGGGGACTGTCTCCACCTGCTGGAGCGCGGGCCCACGCTGGATGAGGACGGCAAGCGGACCCTGGCCTTCTCCATCGCGTTGGACTCGGTGTGGGAGGAGGCGGAGTACGCGCTGCGCGGCATGACGGATCGCGAGGCGGTGCTCTCGATGATCGTCACGACCGGCGCCTTGTATCTGGGCCTCTGGCTGTTGCCGGAGCCGGTGTCCAAGGGCGTCGCGGCGACGATGACGGCGGTGCTCATCGCCTACCTGGGCATCGACACGGTGTGGAGCCTCATCCAGGGATGGATGCGGCTTTCGGAAGCGGTGGCGGAGGCCACGACCTTCGATGCGCTTCGTGACGCGGGCGAGCAGTACGGCGAGGTGATGGGCCAGAACGCCGCGCGGGCCTTCGTCATGCTGGCCACGGCGGCGCTGGGCAGTACGGCGGAGACACTGGCCGCGAAGGTGCCCACGCTGCCCGGTTCGGCGCAGGCGTCACTCGTGGCCGCGGCGGAGGGCGGCTTCCGGCTGGGCGCGGTCGCGCAGGTGGAGTCCGTGGCCGTGTCCACGACGGGTGACATCCTCCTCTCCCTGGCGCCGGGCGCGGTGGCGACCGGCGGGCCCGTGGAGGTGCCGGGACCGAAGCACCACATCGCGTCCGACAAGTTCAGCACGTCCACCGCGAACGGAGGCCCGTGGACGCCGCGCTATCAACAACTCTTCGACAAGGCTGGCATGTCCCTGAACGATCCGGAGAACCAGGTTCACGTTCCGGGGCACAAGGGACCGCATCCGCAGGCGTACCACGAGGAGGTTTTTGAACGGTTGAGGCTCGCGACCAGCACCTGCCGGACGATTCAGCAGTGCCGGGTCGACCTGACGCAGGCGCTGCGAATCCTCGCGAAGGAGCTCGTGACGGAGAACACCTGGCTCAACAAGCTGGTCACCCGGAGTGGGGGATGA
- a CDS encoding dipeptide epimerase, with protein sequence MASPLSFRTVELPLRHAWTIARGTSTVKRNVFVEVRSEGHVGYGEAAPNVRYGESWETVEAALHKLAPVLEGRDLRHFRDVSEAVDAALPDNPAAKAAVDLALHDWAGKVMGVPLYRMLGVDPTRQPVTSMSIGIDVPETLAVKVREAADFPVLKVKLGADRVQEVFGTVRSLTGQTIRVDANEAWKPDEALAHIQWLSTQGVELVEQPLPAADVEGAKWLRARSPLPLVADESLTKASDVPKLAEGFHGINVKLQKSGGIREALRIIETARACGLKVMLGCMVETGLGIAAGAHLAPLVDWVDLDGNLLLAQDPYRAHPVAQGRIRLGAGAGLGVEPR encoded by the coding sequence ATGGCCTCGCCGTTGAGCTTTCGCACCGTGGAACTGCCGCTGCGTCACGCCTGGACCATTGCCCGGGGCACGAGCACGGTGAAGCGCAACGTGTTCGTGGAGGTGCGCTCGGAGGGACACGTGGGGTACGGCGAGGCCGCGCCCAACGTGCGCTACGGCGAGTCATGGGAGACGGTGGAGGCGGCACTCCACAAGTTGGCCCCGGTGCTGGAGGGCCGCGACCTGCGCCACTTCCGCGACGTGTCCGAGGCCGTGGACGCGGCGCTGCCGGACAACCCCGCGGCGAAGGCGGCGGTGGACCTGGCGCTGCATGACTGGGCGGGCAAGGTGATGGGCGTGCCGCTGTACCGGATGCTGGGCGTGGACCCCACGCGGCAGCCGGTGACGTCCATGTCCATTGGCATCGACGTGCCGGAGACGCTGGCCGTGAAGGTGCGCGAGGCGGCGGACTTCCCGGTGCTGAAGGTGAAGCTGGGCGCGGACCGCGTGCAGGAGGTGTTCGGCACGGTGCGCTCGCTCACGGGGCAGACCATCCGCGTGGACGCGAACGAGGCGTGGAAGCCGGACGAGGCGCTGGCGCACATCCAGTGGCTGTCCACGCAGGGCGTGGAGCTGGTGGAGCAGCCGCTGCCCGCGGCGGACGTGGAGGGCGCGAAGTGGCTGCGCGCGCGCTCGCCGCTGCCGCTGGTGGCGGACGAGTCGCTGACGAAGGCGTCGGACGTGCCGAAGCTGGCGGAGGGCTTCCACGGCATCAACGTGAAGCTCCAGAAGAGCGGCGGCATCCGTGAGGCGTTGCGCATCATCGAGACGGCGCGCGCGTGCGGCCTGAAGGTGATGCTGGGCTGCATGGTGGAGACGGGGCTGGGCATCGCGGCGGGCGCGCACCTGGCGCCGCTGGTGGACTGGGTGGACCTGGATGGAAACCTGCTGCTCGCGCAAGACCCATACCGCGCGCATCCGGTGGCGCAGGGCCGCATCCGGCTGGGAGCAGGCGCGGGCCTGGGCGTGGAGCCCCGGTGA